Part of the Sorghum bicolor cultivar BTx623 chromosome 1, Sorghum_bicolor_NCBIv3, whole genome shotgun sequence genome, ACCGACGACGAGGACCGCCGTCAGGAGGGGGCGGAGGAAGATGGGGAGGAGCAGGCCGTCGACGCGCGGGAGGAGGAAGCGGATCTTCGTCGCCGCGAGGAGGCGCGCGCCGAGCTGCAGCGGGAGCTCGAGAAAGAGCGCAGCGCCGCGGCGTCGGCGGCCGAGGAGGCCATGTCCATGATCCTGCGCCTGCAGAAGGAGAAGTCGGCGCTTGAGATCGAGGCGCGACAGCAGCGCCGCACCGCTGACGAGCGCTGCGCCTTCTACGAGGACGAGGTCGAGGAGCTCCGGGACATCGTGCTcgtgcgggagcgcgaggcgcgcGCGCTGCGCAAGGAGGTGGACGCCTACCGACGCCTGCTCGGGCTTGGCCCTGCCGAggatgacgaggaggaggatgaCGAGCAGGAGATGGTCACACCGCATAGTTTCCTCATGTCCGAAGGAGAGCCCAGCTCGTCCAGATCGGTCGATGCGAATCGGATGCAGCATTTTCGGAATAATTCTTCTGGGTTCAGCTTCAAGACGCCATCACTGCGTGAGCAACTAATTGTGCCGCCTCTTACTGCGGATCGGATCAATGTGGGAAGCGATGATAGTGTTGCTGTTCAGACGCCAGCCAAAGTTCCCACACCTCAATCAAGGCTGGAGCTAGATAGCTCTgaggacgaggatgaggatgatGGAGCAGAGACGGTGGAAATCCTCCCCCTGTCCGCCCGGAGCCAAGATTTGGATCAAGGTGGCGATTTCCACGTTGATGCTGCACCAGGTATGGAATCTACTTGTGCCAAGGATACTTGCACCAAGGAACAGACAGCTCATGCATTTCAGGAAGTCGAGTGTCCGGGTATAGACAAGATTGTCAACAATGACCAGACAGCAAGTAAGAATGATGCCAATGTCTATGATGTGCATGTGGTCGATGACATACGCTTCTCAACAGAGGTCAAGGGCCTGATTGGCCGAAGCTTCTCAGAGGCAACAATGCAGGCAGAGAGATTACAGACTCGAGCTGCTGCAGATGATCTCCTTGGGAAGAGTCTGAATGCCATTAAAGGTGCACAGGACAAGATAAGGCATGCAGCAAATGAAAGGAGGCAGTCATTACAGTTGCAACTCTTAGAGGACATAGCTAATCAGCTTCAGGGAATCAAGGATGCTGCAGAAGCAGGGAGACAAGTGTACTGTGCTACTCCTAAAAGCTCCAAGAGGAGCTAGGGAGTTGTATTACGCCACTAATGCTGTAATGCATGTTGGCGTCGTACATAAGTTGTTTTTGGGTTTGTAGACTAGGTCTGTTGATTTGTTGGTTCAACAAGTTTGCTGCTTCCTTTTTAAATAAGTACGTATTGGCTATTGCTCtgtacatgtatatatataaacaacacGGGATTCGTCCCATTGTTTGTTATCCTGTGATTATGTGTCCTTAAGAACCAATTCTTTATAAAACGAATGTATGCGTAAAGGAAAACGAAATGGATGTTTGATCAGGAAGCTGACTGTACTGCCGTTCAATGGGCGGCAGTTTATTAAACATATCCAACCATAATACTCAATATATCCTCTAGGAAGTTTCTCCTTGCGCTGTGGGCAAACGGGTTAGACCTGGGAATCACAGAGCAAATGCAGACTGCAGACGTTGAACTGAATATGACATTTCTTCATTTGCAATGCCGAGTACTCGAGTATAAAATCCACATGCCCCCATTGTCCAAGATAGCTCATAGACGGAATTCAATCACTCCATATCTTTGTCAACCATTCAAACCATCTTCACAAGTTAACTCATTCAGCAGCCTGGTGCTCAAAGGCCGAAGGAGAGGATAATGTAAGTCAGTTATTGTCATCCCCTCACTATTCTGATGTCAGCATTTCAGAAAAATGTGTTACTAAACGCCTTGGCCCTAGGTTTAACTCTTGTGGTTCACTCATTTGGGTTATACATCTAAGAGTTTCTCCTTACGCACACAAAGTTCTATAAATAATAAAGCTCACTAGTTTTGCACTACTTTAGCAGTACTTTTCAGCGAATGAACAataacaatgtttttctcttacaatattTCAGCATAAGCATCAACCTAAGTCAAATAGGTCATCCTCAATTAGAGTTTCATAACCTGGTTTCCAACGTATCCATATTTTGAAACTGTGCAGAAAAGTTTCATCTCCATAAAACTCTCTCTATTAtaatgaaactcttatcatctctcttcattaatacagTGCCACATCAGTATATCGAATATGTGGTATGTGTTAAGATAAGTATTAGTTTTTACCGCCTGTTTGCAGGCAGATCTTTTGCTCAACTTATCTAATAATGTTTTTGAactcttatttatttatatgcATCCTGTCGCAGGATAATGTTTTCGTTACTGTTGTTGTATCCATTCAATACCAGGCGATGGAAGACAAAACAAGTGATGCATATTAGGACACTCagaatgcagactctatcatagagtctaaagttatttattatctcgaacaatgtggacttggagtctaaataagacttggagtcttattttttctacctctttcttcaataaatatgctgccacatcagcaaaataccataaataatatgtaattaagtgtcttggactctgtgatagagtcttgcattgtgagtgcccttataagCTGAGCAACCCAAATGCTCAAATTCAATCATACATCTTTGAATGGTAAACCTACTTATGCTAAATTCTTACCGTTTCGAATGGCGTACAGGTACAGAATAAATGTAGTAAATCAACAGAGTTGAACCATTTACCCACATGAAATACTCCCATTGTTCACAAAGTGATGTTTTGGGTTGCATGCAGTAAACCACTGAACCTCTGATTACAATTTTATTATGTGTTcagtttggaaattaaaatgatACTACTAGATTCCTCTGGAAAAATACTTTCAAAAAGGTATATCTTTACTATGATTTATAAAAATGTACACAGCAAAAAGGACTAGTCTAAATTATGTATTGAAGATTGTGTCGATGTCCAAAACCAAGTGACCAGAGGGAGTATCTCATTTTTCAACTACTTAACATCTTTTTCAAAGTATTCGTAGGCAGAAAAACTCTAATAAGTGAACTCTTTTATTCCactatttttttttggaacCAGAATCCTTAAAACCGGGTAGCTATTCTGAATTCTGAAGCAGGGAACAGGGGAGTAGTAGTCATTTCTTAGTTCTAAGAGTTCAGATAATAATTAGTTTTGACAGTGCTACAGAGGAGGTTTTTGATAAGGACAATATACAAAATATGTACATAAATATCCACAGACGTTTCATGATATAATAAGGTGGCATATCCTATTGAATCTTCCATGCTCTTTTTCTTCACAGTTATAACTTATAAGGGCAACTGTTCCCAAACTAGAACTGGATGATACTTTTGAGCAAAAGAATGAAATAGCAAAGGCTGTGGAGGAGGAGCTTGAAAGGGCAATGTAGATTGTGCAAACACTCATTGTTGATATTGAACCAGATGAAAGGTTAAAAGAGCTACGAATGAAATCAGTGTTGGTAAATATCCATCTACATTGGTGAATCTTGCTTTTGCGCTATGACATATGAACTCATATACAATTTGCATAAACTTTCAAGAAAATTTCCATTCACACGTTGTATTCTCTCAGTTTCTTTTTATAAGGCATGCATCCGTTCCAATATTCAAACCTTGTCATATTTGACCAACTATTCCTCGAACAGTATTTAAACACTATGATAAACAATGGCATCATTGGATTGGTATATTTGAACATACATCCAAATGATCATAATTTTGCTGCAATAGACATTATGCTCAGAGAAATCAGTGGTCAATGTGAAAAATTGGAGATTGTGCCAAGTCAAACCGCACTTTATATTTGAAACAAAGGAAGTACATTTCAACATGAAGAGCTGCTAGAACTTGAAGAACTTAGCAATTGATCATCCATCTAAAATCTTCATACTGGTTTGTAACGAGCCATAAATTAATCAAACATTGATATCACAGTAATATAGTGCAGTTTCATTTCTACCACTAACCAATTTTTCCTTTTCTTCAGCTGCAAGACTGCGTGTTGCGGCAAATGAGAAGGCAGAGGCAGAGAAAATCATTCAGATCAAAAGGGCTGAGGGTGAGGCTGAAGCCAAGTATCTCTCTGGTCTAGGAATTGCACGGCGACAAGCCATAGTTGATGGGCTAAGAGATAGTGTACTTGGCTTTAGTGGCAACGTGACTGGGACTTCAGCTAAGGATGTCATGGATTTTGGCACCATGAAAGAAATTGGTGTAGCATCCAAATCTTCTGCAGTTTTCCTCCCATATGGTCCTGGTGCTGTTGCAGATATTGCCAGTCAAACCTGAGATGCATTTCTTCAGGCAGCTACACAGCAGACAAAGTGATAGATTACAGAGAAACCCAAATTCAATCAAACATGATTTGGATGGCAAGAACATCCCTACTGCCTGCTGGCTTGTCATAACTAAGTGGTCAATTACATGCTTGGGAGCACAGTGTGATATTGTTAAATGGTATCAAACTTGTAAatgatttgtatttaataaggtTAGATAGGCTGTGTACAGGTGCCTCAGATACAAAATGGAGCACAAGCACCTTACAAGAATCTAGTTAAGTATTGTGGTGTGAGTGTGTGAGTATACTTGGTCTGTGAGAGCTCTCAAAATAAtgttatactccctccattccaaaatttccaaattataagacgttttggcttttctaaattcatagagccaaaacgtcttataatttggaatggagggagtacctttTACAGCCTCAATATACATTTTGATTCCACAAACTTCTGTGC contains:
- the LOC8070514 gene encoding uncharacterized protein LOC8070514, with amino-acid sequence MTTPCPGAAAVRVQWTARSLAGAFLDLTLAWACLCLAALAAAAARFLALLGLPLPCTCARPHLPCILAFLACYPSRAVGSLHAALRARFPFAGPTDDEDRRQEGAEEDGEEQAVDAREEEADLRRREEARAELQRELEKERSAAASAAEEAMSMILRLQKEKSALEIEARQQRRTADERCAFYEDEVEELRDIVLVREREARALRKEVDAYRRLLGLGPAEDDEEEDDEQEMVTPHSFLMSEGEPSSSRSVDANRMQHFRNNSSGFSFKTPSLREQLIVPPLTADRINVGSDDSVAVQTPAKVPTPQSRLELDSSEDEDEDDGAETVEILPLSARSQDLDQGGDFHVDAAPGMESTCAKDTCTKEQTAHAFQEVECPGIDKIVNNDQTASKNDANVYDVHVVDDIRFSTEVKGLIGRSFSEATMQAERLQTRAAADDLLGKSLNAIKGAQDKIRHAANERRQSLQLQLLEDIANQLQGIKDAAEAGRQVYCATPKSSKRS
- the LOC8070515 gene encoding LOW QUALITY PROTEIN: hypersensitive-induced response protein 3 (The sequence of the model RefSeq protein was modified relative to this genomic sequence to represent the inferred CDS: inserted 1 base in 1 codon; substituted 1 base at 1 genomic stop codon); protein product: MRKGKRNGCLIRKLTDNVFVTVVVSIQYQAMEDKTSDCPYKLSNPNAQIQSYIFELIRATVPKLELDDTFEQKNEIAKAVEEELERAMXIVQTLIVDIEPDERXKRATNEISVAARLRVAANEKAEAEKIIQIKRAEGEAEAKYLSGLGIARRQAIVDGLRDSVLGFSGNVTGTSAKDVMDFGTMKEIGVASKSSAVFLPYGPGAVADIASQT